In Spirosoma aureum, a single genomic region encodes these proteins:
- a CDS encoding alpha/beta fold hydrolase, whose protein sequence is MSRTFLIHGYVETSAIFDELVPLLPVSTFVRIDLADEFLRWKLTKRINVELLAQYLINFYEIKAEDVIIGHSMGGWIAIHIKQLISAKAILVSSCTDQRKIRLPTHNYRLLKFLLYSGITQSRLLLNFFRKQYPFAESLDLYSSLMEGMRGMSRTYIDQQLQTLFAPVPPLTVSPDLRIHTRRDNIIARPAEPFVEVPGDHFSLVFHPEQVAEPIRQLL, encoded by the coding sequence ATGTCACGTACTTTTCTTATTCATGGTTATGTCGAAACCTCAGCTATTTTCGACGAACTCGTCCCATTATTACCCGTTTCTACCTTCGTTCGAATAGATCTGGCCGATGAGTTTCTACGCTGGAAACTTACAAAGAGAATCAATGTCGAGCTACTGGCGCAGTATCTGATCAATTTTTATGAAATCAAGGCCGAAGATGTCATCATTGGCCATTCGATGGGTGGATGGATTGCCATCCATATCAAGCAATTAATCAGCGCAAAAGCTATTCTGGTATCGTCCTGTACCGACCAGCGGAAAATTAGGTTACCAACGCATAATTACCGTTTGCTGAAGTTTCTGCTCTATTCGGGTATTACACAAAGCCGTCTGTTACTGAATTTTTTTCGGAAACAGTATCCGTTTGCCGAGTCGCTCGACTTGTATAGTAGCCTAATGGAAGGAATGAGGGGTATGAGTCGAACCTATATCGACCAGCAATTGCAGACGCTATTTGCCCCGGTGCCACCCCTGACAGTTTCGCCTGATTTGCGAATTCATACCCGCCGTGATAACATAATTGCCCGGCCTGCCGAACCATTCGTGGAAGTACCCGGTGATCATTTTAGTCTGGTTTTTCACCCAGAGCAAGTGGCTGAGCCTATTCGGCAACTACTCTAA
- the gatC gene encoding Asp-tRNA(Asn)/Glu-tRNA(Gln) amidotransferase subunit GatC, giving the protein MKVDQETLHKIAHLARLEVRPEEEAELLDSLNGVLTWMEQLNEVDTTGIEPLTHISAETNVLRDDVIGNHLPREQALANAPQHDEQFFEVPKVLE; this is encoded by the coding sequence ATGAAAGTAGATCAGGAAACGTTACATAAAATTGCCCATCTGGCACGTCTGGAAGTTCGTCCCGAAGAAGAAGCCGAGCTGCTCGACAGCCTAAACGGTGTGTTGACCTGGATGGAGCAACTCAACGAGGTCGATACGACAGGAATTGAACCATTGACCCATATTTCGGCCGAGACCAATGTCCTGCGAGACGACGTTATTGGCAATCATCTTCCCCGCGAACAGGCGCTCGCCAATGCACCCCAGCACGACGAGCAGTTTTTTGAGGTGCCGAAAGTATTAGAGTAG
- a CDS encoding sialate O-acetylesterase produces the protein MSTFTKWVLLFIGWPFFAFAQLQITHPMSRLVVQRGSDGNGRLYLSGRLSSAVDRVEASLTPVSAGQGNATGWQVVQTNPTDNVFLGYVTGSGGWYILTVRTLIGNTVIAQGTVQPVGIGEVFVTAGQSNSRGLGIGDNDLGAITDRVSAIDSINHSYPPGAQALVASGDPMPVPIFQPLTAGRKIFPMAESSWGWGELGDYIVNRYNVPVAFYVAGWDGSTAENWYNTANGIPTCNRYFCAENWPNLQPYTNLKNVLHYYNSIAGIRAVLWHQGEAEYSFPDGTTSIPQYYDRLVGVIQKSRQDFGGRNMPWMVARASFDGTDFRPAVVTEQQRVIDTPGLNVYQGPYNDTIVNRNAGNTDVHFKNSSRPATHPRYYLNPASIPADMGLSRFARNWNNSLSNSFFQNTQPVTPTQFAVTGTVADYIRPGDSLYVPFSTLGSFAGDNQWQVQLLDSLGRYWSTLGSGSASPIKLKVPDTLRLGSRFQLRVVATSPFLPAVPSNLFRTSATASQADVSLAMGISQRLPDLNGPVTISLFVQNNGPGQARNIVIRDRLPDNLAFISSTGLTFSNNVLTSNAMDISPGATQVISFVAQPTAGGTYSNAAEIAQMLSTDPDSQANSGTGDGQDDMAMLDFRTKQGGSGLFVSPNPNQVPLPTVVSNQPIPDPTKADISLSISVDNRVPRLNDVITYSLTISNAGGANASTLFVIAYLPSGQVFESSNDLALSGNGVAGSVSNLAAATSRTLQFKARVTAPGMGVCSAQILAAGQADPDSVPGNGTSNGEDDTAQVDVRVK, from the coding sequence ATGTCGACATTTACAAAATGGGTCTTACTGTTTATTGGATGGCCCTTTTTTGCTTTTGCCCAGCTTCAGATTACACACCCAATGTCGCGACTCGTTGTTCAGCGCGGGAGCGACGGGAATGGGCGACTGTATTTATCAGGGCGACTGAGCAGTGCCGTCGATCGGGTAGAGGCTTCGCTAACGCCCGTTTCGGCTGGGCAGGGAAATGCTACGGGCTGGCAGGTGGTTCAAACAAATCCGACAGATAATGTTTTTCTGGGGTATGTTACAGGTTCAGGCGGATGGTACATTCTGACCGTACGAACGCTGATTGGGAATACCGTAATCGCACAGGGGACCGTACAACCTGTCGGTATTGGTGAAGTGTTCGTTACGGCCGGACAGTCAAATTCGCGGGGCCTGGGTATTGGCGATAATGACCTTGGAGCCATTACTGACCGGGTTAGTGCCATTGATTCGATCAACCACTCCTATCCGCCTGGCGCGCAGGCGCTTGTCGCGTCTGGTGATCCCATGCCCGTGCCCATATTCCAGCCGTTGACCGCTGGCCGGAAAATTTTTCCTATGGCTGAAAGTTCGTGGGGATGGGGCGAATTAGGCGACTACATCGTGAATCGCTACAATGTGCCGGTGGCGTTTTACGTAGCCGGATGGGATGGGTCGACGGCCGAAAACTGGTACAATACGGCGAATGGCATTCCAACCTGTAATCGATATTTCTGTGCCGAAAACTGGCCTAACCTGCAACCCTATACCAACCTTAAGAACGTACTTCATTACTACAATTCCATTGCAGGCATTCGGGCTGTATTATGGCATCAGGGTGAGGCCGAATACAGCTTTCCCGATGGAACGACCAGTATTCCGCAATACTATGATCGATTAGTTGGGGTTATCCAGAAATCAAGGCAGGATTTTGGGGGGCGTAATATGCCCTGGATGGTGGCCCGTGCCTCATTCGATGGTACAGATTTTCGCCCTGCCGTTGTTACCGAACAGCAGCGAGTTATTGATACACCGGGCCTGAACGTGTATCAGGGCCCTTATAACGATACGATTGTTAATCGCAATGCGGGCAATACAGATGTGCATTTCAAAAATAGCTCACGCCCGGCAACACACCCGCGCTATTACTTAAATCCGGCATCTATTCCCGCCGATATGGGGCTTTCCCGGTTTGCCCGCAACTGGAATAATAGCCTTAGTAACAGCTTTTTCCAAAACACGCAGCCGGTTACGCCTACTCAATTCGCTGTTACAGGAACCGTAGCGGACTATATCCGCCCCGGCGATAGTCTGTATGTGCCTTTCTCAACGCTCGGTTCATTTGCGGGCGATAACCAATGGCAAGTGCAGTTGCTTGATTCGCTTGGCCGTTACTGGTCTACATTAGGCAGTGGTTCGGCAAGTCCGATAAAACTAAAAGTTCCTGACACCCTTCGACTGGGAAGCCGCTTTCAGCTTCGGGTTGTAGCTACGTCGCCATTCCTGCCGGCTGTACCTTCCAATTTATTCCGGACGAGTGCCACGGCCAGTCAGGCAGATGTTAGTCTGGCCATGGGAATCAGTCAACGACTGCCTGACCTGAACGGCCCCGTTACAATTAGTCTTTTTGTCCAGAACAACGGCCCAGGGCAGGCACGAAACATTGTGATTCGGGACCGCTTGCCCGATAATCTGGCGTTTATTTCATCGACAGGCTTAACATTCAGTAATAATGTGCTGACCAGTAATGCCATGGATATTAGTCCGGGTGCAACGCAGGTTATCAGTTTTGTCGCTCAGCCGACGGCTGGTGGCACATATAGTAATGCTGCAGAAATTGCACAGATGCTCTCAACCGACCCCGATAGCCAGGCTAACTCCGGTACGGGAGATGGGCAGGATGATATGGCTATGCTGGATTTTCGTACCAAACAGGGTGGTTCTGGTTTATTTGTTTCGCCCAATCCCAATCAGGTTCCATTACCTACTGTTGTCAGTAATCAGCCAATCCCTGATCCCACTAAAGCAGACATCAGCCTGAGCATATCCGTCGATAATCGGGTGCCCCGCCTGAATGATGTGATCACGTATTCACTGACTATTTCCAATGCGGGTGGTGCCAATGCTTCTACGCTGTTTGTTATTGCCTACCTACCCAGCGGGCAGGTTTTTGAGTCAAGTAATGATCTGGCATTAAGCGGCAATGGCGTTGCCGGTAGTGTCAGTAATCTGGCTGCTGCTACCAGTAGAACATTGCAGTTTAAGGCCAGAGTTACTGCGCCGGGGATGGGTGTTTGTAGTGCACAGATTTTAGCCGCTGGCCAGGCCGATCCCGACTCTGTACCTGGTAACGGGACTAGTAATGGCGAAGATGATACCGCTCAGGTAGACGTGCGCGTGAAGTAA
- a CDS encoding DUF1553 domain-containing protein, which translates to MKSQWIILGTVGIAVAFMLSSFLGIFEERVDYNTQIKPLLNKNCIACHGGVKKASGFSLLFKHEALAPAKSGKLAIIPGDADGSEMIRRLTLDDPDERMPLDHPALKPDEIDLLSKWIDQGAEWGDHWAYQTVEKPDIPKIGTFWSRLGIAENDETNWAKNEIDHFILDKLKQEGIKPSPEADRATLIRRLSLDLTGLPPSEKDVLDFTTDQSANAYEKVVDRLLTAPAYGERWTGMWLDLARYADTKGYERDPGRKIWRYRDWLIKAFNEDKPFDQFTIEQIAGDLLPKPTDAQLIATGFHRNTMNNDEGGTQDEEFRVAAMLDRVNTTWDVWQGTTFSCVQCHSHPYDPFVNEEYYKFLAFFNNSRDEDVTSDTPTLRFYKADDSLKLVNLRQFIAKSIPNPKQASIQADYFTKLARTMEPKINSHDFDQLVNASLLDAKYFGFQDKGSARIKNVTLTGRPRLLISWGTKAPDATVTFRQDNLAGPVLATVRVPKTGSTGNDTIQLIPLPPVKGKHNLYVSLNSPTAPKDWVQIKWVSFQPSLPNQPLDAVGESDKLLLDILNANPEQTPIMLDGTGDLARETYVFQRGNWLVKGKRVMPDVPKYFPAMDPKLPKNRLGLAKWMVSREHPLTARVAVNRFWEQLFGTGIVETVEDMGTQGITPTHRELLDYLAVEFMETDHWSVKKLLKRLVMSATYRQRSEVSPELVAKDPFNKWLARGPRVRLSAEAVHDQALAVCGLLSQKMYGPSVMPVQPDGIWQSPYDGESWKQSTGEDLHRRALYTYWKRTAPYPSMVTFDSPSREFCQLRRLRTNTPLQALVTLNDPVYVEAAQQLAGYMQKHGQSPEMQIQAGFRRLMLRDLPPKKLSILARLYRSTEAHYRQKPGEAQKLMARADASPEQAALTVTANTMLNLDEVVTKE; encoded by the coding sequence ATGAAGAGTCAGTGGATTATTCTGGGTACCGTCGGCATCGCTGTAGCGTTTATGCTCTCGTCGTTTCTCGGTATTTTTGAGGAACGGGTCGATTATAACACGCAGATTAAACCACTGCTGAACAAAAATTGCATCGCCTGCCACGGTGGTGTTAAAAAAGCCTCAGGATTCTCGCTGTTATTTAAGCATGAAGCCCTGGCACCGGCCAAATCCGGCAAACTGGCCATTATTCCCGGTGATGCTGATGGTAGTGAAATGATTCGGCGATTGACGCTCGATGACCCCGATGAGCGAATGCCGCTCGATCACCCAGCTCTGAAACCGGATGAAATCGATCTCCTGAGTAAATGGATCGATCAGGGGGCCGAATGGGGCGATCACTGGGCGTATCAGACAGTCGAGAAGCCTGACATTCCGAAAATTGGCACGTTCTGGAGCCGACTGGGTATTGCTGAAAATGACGAAACGAACTGGGCCAAAAATGAGATTGATCATTTTATTCTGGATAAATTAAAGCAGGAAGGAATAAAACCGTCGCCTGAGGCTGATCGGGCTACGCTAATCCGGCGGCTATCGCTCGACCTCACGGGATTGCCTCCCTCAGAAAAAGACGTTCTTGACTTTACAACCGATCAGTCAGCCAATGCTTATGAGAAAGTGGTTGATCGATTACTAACCGCTCCGGCTTATGGCGAGCGCTGGACGGGCATGTGGCTCGATCTTGCCCGATATGCTGATACAAAAGGCTATGAACGTGATCCCGGTCGGAAAATCTGGCGTTACCGCGATTGGCTTATTAAGGCCTTCAATGAAGACAAACCCTTCGATCAATTTACAATTGAACAAATTGCGGGTGATTTGTTGCCGAAACCAACGGACGCTCAGCTGATCGCAACGGGCTTTCATCGGAATACGATGAACAATGATGAAGGTGGTACGCAGGACGAGGAGTTTCGGGTCGCAGCCATGCTGGATCGCGTCAATACGACCTGGGACGTATGGCAGGGAACAACTTTCTCATGTGTGCAGTGCCACAGCCACCCCTACGACCCATTTGTTAACGAAGAGTATTATAAGTTTCTCGCTTTCTTCAACAACAGCCGCGACGAAGATGTAACGAGTGATACACCGACACTGCGATTCTATAAAGCAGATGATTCGCTCAAACTTGTCAATCTGCGGCAGTTTATTGCCAAAAGTATTCCTAATCCTAAGCAGGCCAGCATACAGGCCGACTATTTTACGAAGCTGGCCCGGACGATGGAGCCGAAAATCAATTCGCACGATTTCGACCAATTGGTAAACGCGTCGTTGCTGGATGCCAAGTATTTTGGTTTTCAGGATAAAGGCTCGGCCCGTATCAAAAACGTAACGCTGACAGGGCGCCCAAGGCTCCTGATTTCGTGGGGCACAAAGGCTCCTGATGCAACTGTCACCTTTCGGCAGGATAATTTGGCTGGTCCCGTACTGGCTACTGTTCGTGTGCCGAAAACGGGGAGTACCGGCAATGATACGATCCAGTTAATACCATTACCACCCGTGAAAGGTAAACACAATTTATACGTATCGCTCAATAGTCCAACTGCCCCCAAAGATTGGGTCCAGATCAAATGGGTATCATTTCAGCCATCGTTGCCCAATCAGCCTCTGGACGCTGTCGGCGAAAGTGACAAATTACTGTTGGATATTCTGAATGCCAACCCCGAACAAACGCCTATCATGCTCGATGGTACGGGCGATTTAGCGCGGGAAACGTATGTTTTCCAGCGGGGTAACTGGCTGGTAAAAGGGAAGCGCGTAATGCCGGATGTGCCGAAGTACTTTCCGGCAATGGACCCTAAATTACCTAAAAACAGGCTTGGCCTGGCAAAGTGGATGGTCAGTCGGGAGCATCCGCTAACGGCACGCGTTGCCGTTAATCGATTCTGGGAACAACTGTTTGGTACCGGAATCGTTGAAACCGTCGAGGATATGGGTACGCAGGGTATTACACCGACGCACCGCGAGTTGCTGGACTATTTGGCAGTTGAGTTTATGGAAACCGATCATTGGAGCGTGAAAAAACTCCTGAAAAGGCTCGTGATGTCAGCTACCTATCGGCAACGTTCGGAGGTTTCTCCTGAACTGGTAGCCAAAGATCCTTTTAATAAGTGGCTGGCTCGGGGGCCACGTGTGCGGCTATCGGCTGAGGCTGTGCACGATCAGGCACTGGCTGTCTGTGGGCTGTTGAGCCAAAAAATGTACGGGCCAAGCGTTATGCCCGTTCAGCCTGATGGCATCTGGCAGTCGCCCTACGATGGCGAAAGCTGGAAGCAGAGTACGGGTGAGGATCTTCACCGGCGGGCATTATACACTTATTGGAAACGGACGGCACCCTATCCATCGATGGTTACGTTTGATAGCCCCAGTCGGGAGTTCTGCCAGTTACGAAGACTCCGAACAAATACGCCCTTGCAAGCCCTTGTCACACTGAATGATCCTGTCTATGTGGAAGCGGCTCAACAGTTGGCAGGCTACATGCAGAAGCATGGCCAGTCGCCCGAAATGCAGATACAGGCCGGATTTCGTCGGTTAATGTTGCGGGATCTGCCTCCTAAAAAACTGAGCATACTAGCCCGGCTCTATCGCAGTACGGAAGCGCATTACCGACAGAAACCGGGTGAAGCTCAAAAGTTGATGGCCAGGGCCGATGCTTCGCCCGAGCAGGCTGCATTGACAGTAACCGCCAATACCATGCTGAATCTGGATGAAGTTGTTACGAAAGAATAA
- a CDS encoding sensor histidine kinase — MIRQVLHRAAYLVLLWSMLSQYAWAQINYLTKPTTPNFQIDHISVNDGLTQGSVYYMLKDSRSFLWFGTQDGLNRYDGHQFRTYRPSVGERGVHRSGAIRGVNIFGIIEDPDGNLWVGTEEGLNRYDRQHDRFDCFLATDAQHQPINSRTLPFFVDKTELLYLSDAEGLVRFDYRNHRKTILASTIHPTKEYDLPSSTVLTPAGDVWLHAPQGLIRYNLHDRTFFHYFSSRPDNQFGSPQTVFSFFIDPDNIAWIGTNTGLIRFDYRHQTALVYDRFGNQPLSAIYSIAPGQLGRLWLGTQRNGVLYFDKRSRLFGQVNDVTGNTRQLSEFEIRKVYSDNLGIIWANVDPDGLTRIIPNAFLFGGMSKRQSTDNMPAELKLSNYTVRGFMEERFDRLWISTEEGINVLDPRTNHVIKRYFTDASEYNLPTHKLVRCMYRDPKRRIWVGIKGGVMAFHPETDRFEPILFQPSASQVTDNYVRNLVSINDSTLVAATEDGLYALNVVRHSWSKLPDLAGENIFNLWYDTKTRQLWVGTYLNGYYWYQLPEHQLSPWKLIRSGLKGSMVLHFRADTLRQTMWLSTDRGLAALKPETGKLKLYSDQQGLANSFVYGSLADVNNVIWLSTNRGLSRLDPSTGAIKNFTLSDGLQGNEFNGNAFIRLANGELFFGGVEGFNRFRPDMYRNSSFSPNVHIYSFNVNEDSLLSDRYVGEIDRIELAHDQNTLSMEFAALDYFSNGHNSYQYQLMNYDEQWVSAGEKNYVRYANLPSGDYIFQVKAANRDGHWSSRIKKLAIHIQPPFWKTPAFYILIALMLVLVTFGWIRQRENGIRQQETDRLRLAYEIQEQVKKDIARDLHDEIGTRLATLKLYTTRLIQYINEASVETSQPATHANVVNTAGVQVLKNNIFTLINSTISDVRNLLRKLNPQTLERYGYVAAVEELFSRINATGTIAMHLILTNAPGESAADGTELADNPANPDLRTIARLPVDIEVMLYRITQELVSNSLKHANAHQIDLFIQGQKDRLFLIYSDDGQGFDYEQIKRSGSGLGLGSIESRVAILNGKILWQTQPGQGVSAHIDIPTGPVAKRWFS; from the coding sequence ATGATTCGACAGGTACTTCATCGAGCCGCTTATCTGGTGCTCCTTTGGAGTATGTTAAGTCAGTATGCCTGGGCGCAGATAAATTATCTGACCAAACCAACCACGCCGAACTTTCAGATTGACCATATCAGCGTTAATGACGGATTAACGCAGGGCTCAGTCTATTACATGCTGAAAGACAGCCGTAGTTTCCTGTGGTTCGGGACACAGGATGGCCTTAATCGCTACGATGGTCATCAATTTCGCACCTATCGCCCTTCAGTAGGTGAGCGGGGAGTCCATCGCTCTGGGGCAATTCGGGGGGTCAATATTTTTGGTATTATCGAAGACCCTGATGGTAATTTATGGGTTGGCACCGAAGAAGGATTAAATCGGTATGATCGCCAACATGATCGCTTCGACTGCTTTTTGGCAACCGACGCCCAGCACCAGCCGATAAATAGCCGTACACTGCCTTTTTTTGTCGATAAAACGGAATTGCTTTATCTGAGCGATGCCGAAGGTTTAGTGCGATTCGACTACAGAAACCACCGAAAGACAATTCTGGCATCAACCATTCACCCAACCAAAGAATACGATCTCCCGAGCTCGACTGTGCTTACCCCGGCGGGCGATGTGTGGCTCCATGCTCCGCAAGGTCTGATACGGTATAACCTCCATGATCGAACATTTTTCCACTATTTTAGTAGCCGGCCCGACAATCAGTTTGGCTCTCCACAAACTGTTTTTTCCTTTTTTATTGATCCTGACAACATTGCCTGGATTGGGACAAATACAGGATTGATCCGGTTCGATTATCGGCATCAAACGGCGCTGGTATACGATCGTTTTGGCAACCAGCCCCTCAGTGCCATCTATAGTATTGCTCCCGGTCAGCTTGGTCGTCTCTGGCTGGGTACGCAACGCAATGGGGTATTGTATTTCGATAAGCGGTCGCGGTTGTTTGGTCAGGTCAACGATGTGACGGGCAATACCCGGCAACTGAGCGAGTTTGAGATTCGTAAAGTTTATTCGGATAATCTGGGCATTATCTGGGCTAATGTCGATCCGGACGGATTGACCCGTATCATACCCAATGCTTTTTTGTTTGGGGGCATGAGCAAACGCCAGTCGACAGATAATATGCCTGCCGAACTAAAATTGAGCAACTACACGGTTCGGGGCTTTATGGAAGAACGTTTTGATCGACTCTGGATCTCAACGGAAGAGGGAATTAACGTACTTGACCCACGCACAAATCATGTTATTAAACGCTACTTCACCGATGCGAGCGAATACAATTTGCCAACGCATAAACTCGTGCGATGCATGTATCGTGATCCAAAACGGCGCATATGGGTTGGTATAAAGGGTGGAGTTATGGCGTTTCATCCGGAAACCGATCGTTTCGAGCCAATTCTGTTTCAACCCTCAGCTAGCCAGGTGACCGACAATTATGTGCGTAATCTGGTGAGCATTAACGACAGTACGCTCGTTGCCGCTACTGAAGATGGTCTGTATGCCCTAAATGTTGTTCGCCATAGCTGGTCAAAACTTCCTGATCTCGCTGGCGAGAACATTTTTAACCTCTGGTACGATACCAAAACCCGCCAGTTATGGGTAGGTACTTACCTGAACGGGTATTACTGGTATCAGCTGCCAGAGCATCAGCTGTCGCCCTGGAAACTCATTCGATCGGGCTTAAAAGGGAGTATGGTGCTTCATTTTCGCGCCGATACACTGCGCCAGACCATGTGGCTCTCTACCGATCGGGGACTAGCTGCTTTGAAGCCTGAAACGGGCAAACTTAAGCTGTATTCAGACCAGCAGGGTTTAGCCAATTCGTTTGTATATGGCTCGCTGGCCGATGTTAATAATGTTATCTGGCTGAGCACAAACCGGGGTCTTTCGCGGCTTGATCCATCTACGGGAGCCATCAAAAATTTCACCTTAAGTGATGGTTTACAGGGCAATGAATTTAACGGCAATGCCTTTATCCGACTGGCTAACGGAGAATTGTTTTTTGGGGGTGTAGAAGGGTTTAACCGGTTTCGTCCCGATATGTACCGCAATTCGTCGTTCAGCCCGAATGTCCATATTTACTCGTTCAATGTTAATGAAGATTCACTGCTGTCAGACCGCTACGTTGGTGAAATTGACCGGATTGAACTAGCCCATGATCAGAACACTCTATCGATGGAGTTTGCTGCTCTGGACTACTTTAGTAATGGTCATAATTCATACCAGTACCAGTTAATGAATTATGATGAACAATGGGTATCAGCGGGCGAAAAAAACTACGTTCGCTATGCCAATCTGCCATCGGGTGACTATATTTTTCAGGTCAAAGCCGCCAATCGGGATGGGCACTGGAGTAGCCGGATTAAAAAACTGGCGATTCATATTCAGCCGCCTTTCTGGAAAACACCGGCGTTCTACATACTGATCGCATTAATGCTTGTCCTGGTAACCTTTGGCTGGATTCGACAGCGTGAAAATGGCATACGCCAGCAGGAGACGGATCGGTTACGGCTGGCGTATGAAATTCAGGAGCAGGTTAAGAAAGACATTGCCCGGGATCTGCACGATGAGATCGGAACTCGTCTTGCAACCCTAAAACTCTATACAACCCGGTTGATCCAGTACATCAATGAAGCCTCCGTTGAAACATCTCAACCGGCAACGCACGCGAATGTTGTGAATACGGCAGGCGTGCAGGTTCTGAAGAATAACATTTTTACGCTGATTAACAGCACGATAAGTGATGTGCGTAATCTACTTCGGAAATTAAATCCGCAAACGCTGGAGCGATATGGTTACGTTGCTGCTGTAGAGGAACTGTTCTCGCGCATTAACGCAACCGGCACAATCGCAATGCACCTGATTTTGACGAATGCACCGGGTGAGTCGGCCGCAGACGGAACAGAGTTAGCAGACAATCCGGCTAACCCGGATTTACGGACAATAGCCCGCCTTCCGGTGGATATAGAAGTGATGTTATACCGAATAACGCAGGAACTGGTGAGCAATTCGCTTAAACATGCGAACGCGCACCAGATCGATCTATTTATTCAGGGTCAGAAAGACCGGCTATTTCTGATCTACTCCGATGATGGGCAAGGGTTTGATTATGAGCAGATAAAGCGCAGTGGGTCTGGCCTTGGGCTTGGTAGTATAGAGTCGAGGGTCGCTATTTTGAACGGGAAAATCCTTTGGCAAACACAACCTGGTCAGGGCGTCAGCGCCCATATAGACATACCCACCGGCCCCGTTGCGAAGCGGTGGTTTTCTTAG
- a CDS encoding DUF1501 domain-containing protein yields the protein MDKLLNELQQAAAERETRRHFLHTCSTGLGAMALSSILGGCGFFGKNEAQTNTVGTALPMGEPTAPHPSQYLPKAKRVIYIHMAGSPSQLELFDYKPELAKYNGKDCPQELLEGKKFAFIRGVPKMLGPQGKFAQYGQSGAWVSDYLPHLQGVVDDITFLKAMHTDQFNHAPAQLLMHTGSARLGRPSIGSWVTYGLGTENDNLPGYIVLASGGKQPDAGKSIWGSGFLPTVYQGVQCRTDGDPVLYASDPAGMDRNVRKQTIDAISQINQQQYEDVKDPEILTRIAQYELAFRMQMSVPDAMNIKSEPQYILDSYGVDPNKGSFARNCLLARRLVERGVRFVQLFDWGWDTHGTSADGAIEIGLKNKCNESDQAVTALLKDLKQRGLLDDTLVVWGGEFGRTPMQENRDGQVLPFMGRDHHLDAFTVWMAGGGVKRGFSYGETDDIGYYGVKDQVHVHDLQATILHLLGFDHTKLTYQFQGRPFRLTDVAGKIVKPVLA from the coding sequence ATGGACAAACTCCTCAACGAACTTCAGCAGGCTGCGGCCGAGCGCGAAACCCGGCGGCATTTTCTGCACACCTGCTCAACAGGGCTGGGCGCAATGGCCCTCAGCTCGATCTTAGGCGGATGCGGGTTCTTTGGTAAAAATGAGGCTCAGACGAATACGGTTGGTACAGCTTTGCCAATGGGAGAGCCAACGGCACCGCATCCATCCCAGTATTTACCGAAGGCCAAACGGGTTATTTACATTCATATGGCCGGTTCTCCGAGCCAGCTGGAGTTGTTCGATTACAAGCCTGAACTGGCCAAATACAACGGTAAAGATTGTCCGCAGGAATTGCTTGAGGGTAAAAAGTTCGCGTTTATCCGGGGCGTTCCAAAAATGCTTGGTCCACAGGGTAAGTTTGCTCAATATGGCCAGTCGGGTGCCTGGGTATCTGATTATCTGCCTCATTTACAGGGTGTAGTCGATGACATAACGTTCCTGAAAGCGATGCATACGGATCAGTTCAACCATGCACCCGCCCAGTTACTCATGCACACGGGTAGTGCTCGTCTAGGACGACCGAGCATCGGCTCGTGGGTTACGTATGGGCTTGGTACCGAAAATGATAATCTACCCGGCTACATTGTGCTGGCATCGGGTGGAAAGCAGCCCGATGCGGGAAAATCAATATGGGGTAGCGGTTTTCTGCCAACGGTTTATCAGGGTGTACAGTGTCGTACGGATGGTGATCCGGTATTATACGCATCAGATCCGGCCGGAATGGATCGTAATGTGCGCAAACAAACGATTGATGCCATTAGCCAGATCAATCAACAACAGTATGAGGATGTTAAAGATCCTGAAATACTGACCCGCATCGCTCAATATGAACTGGCCTTTCGGATGCAGATGTCTGTACCTGATGCCATGAATATTAAAAGTGAGCCACAGTATATTCTCGACAGCTACGGTGTCGATCCAAACAAAGGCTCGTTTGCCCGAAACTGTCTGCTTGCTCGTCGGCTGGTCGAACGCGGTGTTCGATTTGTTCAGTTGTTCGATTGGGGATGGGATACGCACGGTACGAGTGCCGACGGAGCCATAGAAATTGGACTCAAGAATAAATGCAACGAGTCTGACCAGGCAGTAACGGCCTTGCTGAAAGACCTCAAACAGCGTGGTTTACTGGACGATACCCTGGTTGTGTGGGGTGGTGAATTTGGCCGGACGCCTATGCAGGAAAATCGCGATGGCCAGGTATTGCCGTTCATGGGCCGGGATCATCACCTCGATGCTTTTACCGTCTGGATGGCCGGTGGTGGGGTTAAGCGTGGGTTTTCGTATGGCGAAACCGACGACATTGGTTATTATGGCGTTAAAGATCAGGTTCACGTTCACGACCTTCAGGCTACGATTCTACACCTGCTTGGCTTCGATCACACCAAACTAACCTACCAGTTTCAGGGCCGACCGTTTCGACTGACCGATGTGGCCGGGAAGATTGTTAAGCCGGTGCTGGCGTGA